A stretch of the Planctomycetota bacterium genome encodes the following:
- a CDS encoding DUF1579 family protein — translation MRVTTSAICATVGIAAGLSFAAGLLLGGASGSTAPVAQEGQPQDMDAMMEAWMQAAAPDDHHKKMHYYLGTWKTEVKSLMPGGEAWTSAGTANFSMIMGGRFLKQDYRGDFMGMEMQGMGLQGYNKVNQRWESLWTDNMTTALHYSTGETTDKGWAYHGTETDPMTGETLKVKDELVKHGADHFTFTRYYPNPEAEGEMMPGFKIDYTRQAAGRDAGNSGNNGGNAMGGNRGR, via the coding sequence ATGCGAGTCACGACTTCCGCGATCTGTGCCACCGTTGGCATCGCCGCCGGCCTGAGCTTCGCCGCGGGCCTGCTGCTGGGCGGCGCGTCCGGCTCGACCGCCCCGGTCGCCCAGGAGGGCCAGCCCCAGGACATGGACGCGATGATGGAGGCCTGGATGCAGGCCGCCGCCCCCGACGACCACCACAAGAAGATGCACTACTACCTGGGCACCTGGAAGACCGAGGTCAAGTCGCTCATGCCGGGCGGCGAGGCCTGGACCAGCGCCGGCACCGCCAACTTCAGCATGATCATGGGTGGCCGCTTCCTCAAGCAGGACTACCGCGGCGACTTCATGGGCATGGAGATGCAGGGCATGGGCCTGCAGGGCTACAACAAGGTCAACCAGAGGTGGGAGAGCCTCTGGACCGACAACATGACCACCGCGCTGCACTACAGCACCGGCGAGACCACCGACAAGGGCTGGGCCTACCACGGCACCGAGACCGACCCGATGACCGGCGAAACGCTCAAGGTCAAGGACGAGCTGGTCAAGCACGGGGCCGACCACTTCACCTTCACCCGCTACTACCCCAACCCCGAGGCCGAGGGTGAGATGATGCCGGGCTTCAAGATCGACTACACACGGCAGGCGGCAGGCCGGGACGCCGGCAATAGCGGCAATAACGGCGGCAACGCCATGGGCGGCAACCGGGGCCGCTAG
- a CDS encoding diphosphate--fructose-6-phosphate 1-phosphotransferase produces the protein MADLPRGAAVIGQSGGPTAVINQSLVGVVRGLRRTLADAGAVDRVLGMRHGVRGLTEGSFVDLTGTTDDVLDRVAATPSAALGSTRDKPDDAYCERIFRACEQHGVRYFFYIGGNDSADTCRIVHERAQQAGYELWCYHVPKTVDNDLPGNDHTPGFPSAARYVAMAHMADGMDNASLPGIKINVVMGRHAGFLTAAAAAARWREGAGPHLVYVPEVPFETDRFVDDVARIFDEYGRCQIAVSEGIQDKEGTAIGAALVGGEKDAHGNVQLSGSGALGDQLADLLKARLAPQGGKPPRVRADTFGYLQRCFPDPSPVDADEARRVGESAADLAADGKHGLSVTIERRPSATYASAMGSQSLAAVAAQTRHLPAEFLDGHANVSDAFMDYIRPLVGELPAFAGLDG, from the coding sequence ATGGCCGATCTGCCCAGGGGCGCTGCGGTTATCGGGCAATCCGGCGGGCCCACCGCCGTCATTAACCAGTCGCTCGTCGGCGTCGTCCGCGGGCTGCGTCGGACGCTCGCCGACGCCGGCGCCGTCGATCGCGTGCTGGGCATGCGGCACGGCGTCCGGGGGCTGACCGAGGGCTCCTTCGTCGACCTGACCGGGACCACCGACGACGTGCTCGATCGCGTGGCCGCCACGCCCTCGGCGGCGCTGGGCTCCACGCGGGACAAGCCCGACGATGCGTACTGCGAGCGGATCTTCCGCGCTTGCGAGCAGCACGGCGTCCGCTACTTCTTCTACATCGGGGGCAACGACAGCGCCGACACCTGCCGCATCGTCCACGAACGCGCCCAGCAGGCCGGCTACGAGCTGTGGTGCTACCACGTGCCCAAGACGGTCGACAACGACCTGCCCGGCAACGACCACACGCCGGGCTTCCCGTCCGCGGCGCGGTACGTCGCGATGGCGCACATGGCCGACGGCATGGACAACGCCTCGCTGCCGGGCATCAAGATCAACGTGGTCATGGGTCGCCACGCCGGCTTCCTGACGGCGGCGGCCGCCGCCGCTCGGTGGCGGGAGGGCGCGGGCCCGCACCTCGTGTACGTGCCCGAGGTGCCCTTCGAGACCGATCGCTTCGTCGACGACGTGGCACGCATCTTCGACGAGTACGGCCGATGCCAGATCGCCGTCAGCGAGGGCATCCAGGACAAGGAGGGCACGGCGATCGGCGCCGCACTCGTCGGCGGCGAGAAGGACGCCCACGGCAACGTCCAGCTCTCGGGCTCGGGCGCGCTGGGCGACCAGCTTGCCGACCTGCTCAAGGCCCGGCTCGCGCCCCAGGGCGGCAAGCCCCCCCGGGTGCGGGCCGACACCTTCGGCTACCTCCAGCGGTGCTTCCCGGATCCCTCGCCCGTGGACGCCGACGAGGCCCGCCGGGTGGGGGAGTCCGCCGCCGACCTCGCCGCCGATGGAAAGCACGGGCTGTCGGTCACCATCGAGCGGCGGCCGAGCGCCACCTACGCGAGTGCGATGGGCAGCCAGTCGCTGGCCGCGGTGGCCGCGCAGACACGCCACCTGCCCGCCGAGTTTCTCGACGGGCACGCCAACGTGTCGGACGCGTTCATGGACTACATCCGGCCGCTCGTGGGCGAGCTGCCGGCCTTCGCCGGCCTCGACGGCTAG
- a CDS encoding amidohydrolase family protein: MPRFRHASRVLLAGLLLSAAPAAAQSTSDSPLADRPNGPRRSEPARTALVGGTIHAGPDAEPFVGTLVFAGGRIVSITQGEAATLAGTLVHDASGLHLYPAFIEPFYEIDVDAPAPPGSPGAHWSAKVTPRRNALDAEWPGESTRGELRNLGFAVAGLSPDGGIFRGWTGAISLAEPSDDMSKERPTILAERVSQVVAFESSGWGTRAYPTSQVGAVALVRQTLLDAEWQTRQGGGVANALTPIGDRDTPMWFDTPGELEAIRAAKMAREFGRHAVIVGSGQEYQRLDALIQESADARSGLRFVLPLNFPEAPRVTSVAQAESIDLGTLMAWEQAPTNPRRVVEAGLGVALTSSKLSKRSDFHKNLRRAIEHGLAEERALAALTTEPARLLGITRHAGTIEAGKLANVIVATGPIFDAKSQIRDLWIEGRRHEISTPKPPSLEGTWELTLADRFRLDATVDAKGKATISDPAIEGGDTPTASATIERANDTVTFVFDHEPFGMPGIFTLTGTLSGDALIGTGARSDGRVFEFTGVRQPRDADEQQETTRVDSNDADLPPEDLGGYPFGPYAMAEVPASESLLIVNATVWTVADRGILEDAWVLVRDGTIQSVGTGGYPKIAVDRTIDAGGRHVTPGLVDAHSHTGTWTGGTNEAGQAVTAEVRMADTTDPNPVNWYRQLAGGVTTVNTLHGSANPIGGQNVIQKVRWGAVHPDDMHLEGAMPGIKFALGENVKQSNWGDRFTTRYPQTRMGVETLIRDRFHAAQEYAANGNKTANGRTDTELEALAEILAGERLIHCHSYRQDEILMLCRVAEDFGFKIGTFQHGLECYKVAEAVKEHAIGASIFSDWWAFKVEVQDAIPYAGPILHEAGVNVSFNSDSDELARRMNVEAAKAVKYGGLSPEEAIKFVTINPAIQLGIGDRVGSLEPGKDADIAIWSGDPLSTMSRCERVFIDGREYYSLERDAAHRSRIARERERLIQKLMREQAKLGPPRDDEPEADDEDDRIRRGVYAWFHGTEDRTGAGASMCGACGMLPAEYLEMIQLEGR; this comes from the coding sequence ATGCCCAGATTCCGCCACGCGTCCCGCGTGCTGCTCGCCGGGCTGCTGCTATCCGCCGCACCAGCAGCGGCGCAGTCGACCAGCGATTCGCCGCTCGCCGATCGCCCCAACGGCCCCCGCCGCAGCGAGCCGGCCCGGACGGCGCTGGTCGGCGGGACGATCCACGCCGGCCCCGACGCCGAGCCCTTCGTGGGCACGCTGGTGTTCGCGGGCGGCCGCATCGTGAGCATCACGCAGGGCGAGGCCGCGACCCTGGCGGGCACCCTGGTGCATGACGCCTCGGGGCTGCATTTGTATCCGGCCTTCATCGAGCCGTTCTACGAGATCGACGTCGACGCGCCCGCGCCACCCGGCTCTCCCGGTGCGCACTGGAGCGCGAAGGTCACCCCCCGCCGCAACGCGCTCGACGCCGAGTGGCCGGGCGAGTCGACGCGGGGCGAGCTCCGGAACCTCGGCTTCGCGGTCGCCGGGCTGTCGCCGGACGGCGGCATCTTCCGCGGCTGGACGGGCGCGATCTCGCTGGCCGAGCCCAGCGACGACATGAGCAAGGAACGACCGACGATCCTGGCGGAGAGGGTCTCGCAGGTCGTCGCGTTCGAGTCGAGCGGCTGGGGCACCCGAGCATATCCGACGTCGCAGGTCGGCGCCGTTGCGCTGGTCCGCCAGACGCTGCTCGACGCCGAGTGGCAGACCCGCCAGGGCGGCGGCGTCGCGAATGCGCTGACGCCCATCGGCGACCGCGATACGCCCATGTGGTTCGATACGCCTGGCGAGCTCGAGGCCATCCGCGCCGCCAAGATGGCCCGCGAGTTCGGCCGCCACGCGGTCATCGTCGGCAGCGGCCAGGAGTACCAGCGGCTCGACGCGTTGATCCAGGAATCGGCCGACGCCCGGAGCGGTCTTCGGTTCGTCCTGCCGCTGAATTTCCCCGAGGCACCGCGGGTCACGAGCGTGGCCCAGGCCGAGAGCATCGACCTGGGCACGCTGATGGCCTGGGAGCAGGCGCCGACAAATCCGCGGCGCGTGGTCGAGGCCGGACTCGGCGTCGCGTTGACCTCCAGCAAGCTCTCCAAGCGGAGCGACTTCCACAAGAACCTGCGGCGGGCCATCGAGCACGGCCTAGCCGAGGAGCGGGCGCTCGCAGCGCTGACCACCGAGCCCGCGCGGCTGCTGGGCATCACCCGGCACGCCGGCACCATCGAGGCCGGCAAGCTGGCGAACGTTATCGTCGCGACCGGGCCGATCTTCGACGCTAAGAGCCAGATCCGCGACCTGTGGATCGAGGGGCGGCGGCACGAGATCAGTACTCCCAAGCCGCCGAGCCTCGAGGGCACGTGGGAGCTGACGCTCGCGGATCGCTTCCGCCTCGACGCCACCGTGGACGCCAAGGGCAAGGCGACCATTTCCGACCCGGCAATCGAGGGCGGCGACACCCCCACCGCCAGCGCCACGATCGAGCGCGCGAACGACACGGTCACCTTCGTCTTCGACCACGAACCCTTCGGCATGCCGGGCATCTTCACGCTCACCGGCACGCTCTCGGGCGATGCACTCATCGGCACGGGCGCACGCTCGGACGGCAGGGTCTTCGAGTTCACCGGCGTGCGGCAGCCGCGGGATGCGGACGAGCAGCAAGAGACCACCCGGGTGGACAGCAACGACGCAGATCTGCCACCCGAGGATCTCGGCGGCTACCCCTTCGGCCCCTACGCGATGGCCGAGGTGCCCGCCAGCGAGAGCCTGCTCATTGTCAACGCCACGGTGTGGACCGTGGCCGACCGCGGCATCCTCGAGGACGCCTGGGTGCTGGTCCGCGACGGCACCATCCAGAGCGTCGGCACGGGTGGCTATCCGAAGATCGCCGTCGATCGCACGATCGACGCCGGGGGCCGGCACGTCACGCCGGGCCTGGTCGACGCCCACAGCCACACGGGGACGTGGACGGGCGGCACCAACGAGGCGGGCCAGGCCGTCACGGCCGAGGTCCGCATGGCCGACACCACCGACCCCAACCCGGTGAACTGGTACCGCCAGCTCGCCGGCGGCGTCACCACCGTCAACACGCTGCACGGGTCGGCCAACCCCATCGGCGGGCAGAACGTCATCCAGAAGGTCCGCTGGGGGGCCGTCCACCCCGACGACATGCACCTTGAGGGCGCGATGCCCGGCATCAAGTTCGCGCTGGGCGAGAACGTGAAGCAGAGCAACTGGGGCGATCGCTTCACCACCCGCTACCCGCAGACCCGCATGGGCGTCGAGACGCTCATCCGCGATCGCTTCCATGCCGCCCAGGAGTACGCCGCCAACGGCAACAAGACCGCGAACGGGCGCACGGACACGGAGCTGGAGGCCCTCGCCGAGATCCTCGCGGGCGAGCGGCTCATCCACTGCCACAGCTACCGCCAGGACGAGATCCTGATGCTGTGCCGCGTGGCCGAGGACTTCGGCTTCAAGATCGGGACGTTCCAGCACGGGCTGGAGTGCTACAAGGTGGCCGAGGCCGTCAAGGAGCACGCCATCGGCGCGAGCATCTTCAGCGACTGGTGGGCGTTCAAGGTCGAGGTGCAGGACGCGATTCCCTATGCGGGCCCAATCCTGCACGAGGCCGGCGTCAACGTCAGCTTCAACAGCGACAGCGATGAACTCGCCCGCCGCATGAACGTCGAGGCGGCCAAGGCTGTCAAGTACGGCGGCCTCTCGCCCGAGGAGGCCATCAAGTTCGTAACCATCAACCCGGCGATCCAGCTCGGCATCGGCGATCGCGTCGGCTCGCTCGAGCCCGGCAAGGACGCCGACATCGCGATCTGGAGCGGCGACCCGCTCTCGACCATGAGCCGCTGCGAGCGGGTGTTCATCGACGGTCGCGAGTACTACAGCCTCGAGCGGGACGCCGCGCATCGCTCGCGGATCGCCCGCGAACGCGAGCGGCTCATCCAGAAGCTGATGCGCGAGCAGGCCAAGCTCGGCCCGCCCAGGGACGACGAGCCCGAGGCGGACGATGAGGACGACCGCATCCGCCGCGGCGTCTACGCCTGGTTCCACGGCACGGAGGACCGAACCGGCGCCGGTGCGAGCATGTGCGGCGCGTGCGGCATGCTGCCGGCCGAGTACCTCGAGATGATCCAGCTGGAGGGCCGCTGA
- a CDS encoding imidazolonepropionase codes for MLRLIATLAVLLLSAAAFAQDLTPRAEAPEGSVAIVGATIHTGAGRTIRSGYVLFEGGTIRDIGSGRRPFGDDARVIDARGMHVYPGLISATSRLGLTEIASVRAMRDFSEVGLVKPEVRAVVAVNPDSTLLPVARTNGILIAGTVPSGGVVPGRMGIIRLDGWTWEDMAVRQDAGLVLNWPNVRPATSGRRGSDAEAATRRRLAEIDALFDQAEAYHAARSADESTPVDLVYEGMLGVLPSAEDQRPIFINASDMARIQSAVTWAVGRGLKPIIVGGRDAPKLADLLTTHDVPVIVNGTHNFPSRNDAPHDEAFTLPKRLQDAGIAWCLTSGNSDENVRNLPYEAATAVAFGLSQEYAIAAITRWPAEILGIADAYGTLEPGKSATLLVTNGSPLEMTTTIHHAFLDGAEVDLSNKQTVLRDRYREKYRRLELIEVDP; via the coding sequence ATGCTCCGCCTGATCGCCACGCTGGCCGTGCTGCTGCTCTCCGCGGCGGCGTTCGCCCAGGACCTGACCCCCCGCGCCGAGGCCCCCGAGGGTTCCGTCGCCATCGTCGGCGCCACCATCCACACCGGCGCGGGCCGGACCATTCGCAGCGGCTACGTGCTGTTCGAGGGCGGCACCATCCGCGACATCGGATCGGGCCGACGACCGTTCGGCGACGACGCCCGCGTGATCGACGCCCGCGGCATGCACGTGTACCCGGGCCTGATCAGCGCGACGTCGCGGCTGGGTCTGACCGAGATCGCCTCGGTCCGGGCGATGCGGGACTTCTCGGAGGTGGGGTTGGTCAAGCCCGAGGTCCGCGCCGTCGTCGCAGTCAACCCCGACTCGACGCTGCTGCCCGTCGCCCGCACCAACGGCATCCTGATCGCCGGCACCGTGCCCAGCGGCGGCGTGGTGCCGGGCCGGATGGGCATCATCCGCCTCGACGGCTGGACCTGGGAGGACATGGCCGTGCGTCAGGACGCCGGGCTCGTGCTCAACTGGCCGAACGTGCGGCCGGCGACATCGGGCCGCCGCGGAAGCGACGCCGAGGCCGCCACCCGCCGCCGGCTCGCCGAGATCGACGCGCTCTTCGACCAGGCCGAGGCCTACCACGCCGCCCGGTCGGCGGACGAGTCGACGCCGGTGGACCTGGTGTACGAGGGCATGCTCGGCGTGCTGCCGTCGGCCGAGGACCAGAGGCCGATCTTCATCAACGCCAGCGACATGGCCCGCATCCAGTCGGCCGTGACGTGGGCGGTGGGCCGCGGCCTGAAGCCCATCATCGTCGGCGGCCGCGATGCGCCCAAGCTCGCCGATCTGCTGACGACGCACGACGTGCCCGTCATCGTCAACGGCACGCACAACTTCCCCAGCCGCAACGATGCGCCGCACGATGAGGCGTTCACGCTGCCCAAGCGGCTGCAGGACGCGGGCATTGCCTGGTGCCTGACGTCCGGCAATTCGGACGAGAACGTCCGCAACCTGCCCTACGAGGCCGCTACCGCGGTGGCCTTCGGCCTGTCGCAGGAGTATGCGATCGCCGCCATTACGCGCTGGCCCGCGGAGATCCTGGGCATCGCCGACGCGTACGGCACGCTGGAACCCGGCAAGAGCGCGACGCTGCTGGTCACCAACGGCTCGCCCCTCGAGATGACGACCACCATCCACCACGCCTTCCTGGATGGCGCCGAGGTCGACCTGTCGAACAAGCAGACCGTGCTGCGGGATCGCTATCGCGAGAAGTACCGCCGTCTCGAACTGATCGAGGTCGACCCCTGA
- a CDS encoding aminotransferase class V-fold PLP-dependent enzyme yields MTTAATPARTTAPTTGGSADARWWIHEPGVTFLNHGSFGGCPAAVLETQAAWRARLEAEPVRFFGEDLFGLLDWVRGDVAGFLGCDPGGLVFVPNATTGVATVLANLDLRAGDEILLTDHEYPACANNLRHVAAQSGATPVAATLPFPDPTPDAIVEAVLGRVTERTRAALISHITSASAMVLPVERLVPELERRGVRTIVDGAHVPGHLPLDLDALAPSYYTGNLHKWVCSPKGSAVLGVREDHRDNFRPMVLSNMAEQPPADRPRLHTEFDYVGTQDPTAVLTVPAALRIMAAIARSEPPRRSPAAELPPDGVLDEAWSTIRERNRALAVEGRRIVCDALEAAPPVPDEMTACIALIALPPHDDDARARLEARPTRYHDALQDALLARHRIQVPVHSIPGPGGRVRCVRISAQLFNTREQYAALAEALREELRRERGGG; encoded by the coding sequence ATGACGACCGCCGCGACGCCAGCCCGAACCACGGCCCCGACCACGGGCGGATCCGCCGACGCGCGATGGTGGATCCACGAGCCGGGCGTCACGTTTCTCAACCATGGCTCCTTCGGCGGCTGCCCCGCGGCGGTGCTCGAGACCCAGGCGGCCTGGCGCGCGCGGCTCGAGGCCGAGCCCGTCCGCTTCTTCGGCGAGGACCTCTTCGGCTTGCTGGATTGGGTCCGCGGCGACGTCGCGGGCTTCCTCGGCTGCGATCCCGGCGGCCTCGTGTTCGTGCCGAACGCGACCACCGGGGTGGCAACGGTGCTGGCGAACCTCGATCTGCGGGCGGGCGACGAGATCCTGCTCACCGACCACGAATACCCCGCGTGCGCCAACAACCTGAGGCACGTGGCGGCGCAGAGCGGCGCGACGCCGGTGGCGGCGACGCTGCCGTTCCCCGATCCGACGCCCGACGCGATCGTCGAGGCCGTCCTCGGCCGCGTCACCGAGCGAACGCGGGCCGCCCTGATAAGCCACATCACCAGCGCGAGCGCGATGGTGCTGCCCGTTGAGCGGCTCGTCCCCGAGCTCGAACGCCGCGGCGTGAGGACGATCGTCGACGGTGCGCACGTACCCGGGCACCTGCCGCTGGATCTCGATGCCCTCGCCCCGAGCTACTACACGGGCAACCTGCACAAGTGGGTGTGCTCGCCCAAGGGGTCGGCCGTGCTGGGGGTTCGGGAGGATCACCGGGACAACTTCCGGCCCATGGTGCTCTCGAACATGGCCGAGCAGCCGCCGGCCGACCGGCCGCGGCTGCACACCGAGTTCGACTACGTCGGCACGCAGGACCCCACGGCGGTCCTCACGGTGCCCGCAGCGCTGCGGATCATGGCCGCGATCGCGCGGAGCGAGCCGCCCCGGCGATCGCCCGCCGCCGAGTTGCCGCCCGATGGCGTTCTGGATGAGGCCTGGTCGACGATCCGCGAGCGCAACCGCGCACTGGCGGTCGAGGGCCGCCGGATCGTCTGCGACGCGCTCGAAGCTGCTCCACCGGTGCCCGACGAGATGACGGCCTGCATCGCGCTCATCGCGCTGCCGCCGCACGACGACGACGCGCGGGCGCGTCTCGAGGCCCGGCCAACCCGATACCACGATGCGCTCCAGGATGCGCTGCTGGCCCGCCACCGGATCCAGGTGCCGGTGCACTCGATCCCGGGCCCCGGCGGCCGCGTGCGGTGCGTGCGGATCTCGGCGCAGCTCTTCAACACCCGGGAGCAGTACGCCGCGCTCGCCGAGGCCCTCCGCGAGGAGCTGCGGCGGGAGCGTGGGGGCGGCTGA
- a CDS encoding cysteine dioxygenase family protein has translation MPAADTPTPSMSPKLADLVGYLRGLRGRADLEVLEDLLCRLDVARCDIAPSCRFGVRGYRRNTIARGEWFELLALCWRSGDATPIHDHEGSSCAFKVIEGEGTEIQYERTACGQVCPTGRTLMQPGYICAAADADIHQVANMQAPGLDLITLHVYSPPIQQMSTYAFASGDVPGGLPADVPGDG, from the coding sequence ATGCCGGCCGCCGACACACCCACGCCATCCATGTCGCCCAAGCTCGCCGATCTGGTGGGCTATCTGCGTGGATTGAGGGGGCGGGCGGACCTCGAGGTGCTCGAGGACTTACTCTGTCGGCTCGACGTGGCCCGGTGCGACATCGCGCCGTCCTGCCGCTTCGGGGTGCGTGGCTATCGGCGGAACACCATCGCCCGCGGCGAGTGGTTCGAGCTGCTGGCGCTGTGCTGGCGGAGCGGGGATGCCACGCCCATCCACGACCACGAGGGCTCCAGCTGCGCCTTCAAGGTCATCGAGGGCGAGGGCACCGAGATCCAGTACGAGCGGACCGCGTGCGGCCAGGTCTGCCCGACGGGCCGCACGCTGATGCAGCCGGGCTACATCTGCGCCGCCGCCGACGCCGACATCCACCAGGTGGCCAACATGCAGGCCCCGGGCCTGGACCTGATCACGCTGCACGTGTACTCGCCGCCCATCCAGCAGATGAGCACCTACGCCTTCGCGTCGGGCGATGTGCCGGGCGGGCTGCCGGCTGACGTACCGGGTGACGGCTAG
- a CDS encoding GC-type dockerin domain-anchored protein, with translation MHARIALVAGALLGTAASIAWSQPTYRIIDLGEVTPEFGIVDATFASDAGPIGGIGFEPVEGKPVGLLWSDEGASVERPMLLRAGDNASEVQFVGNDGKLLGSSMEITFEQIGSITLIIIDAVAVEWDDEGEPSPIADRLSSPPAFDLTSAIARNATGRIVGHGEQENMTGGRDPKGWLLDVDGALVDLGDLERPWAITERGLVAGFRTSLQDRARAWRDGVVINLHDHPSITGVTSRAWDANAAGDIVGEAQFDISQPEYATMWRADGGGYEPIHLLEPLGFGRPQGNARSINDRGEIVGWYADLDTPPFDGIRAFCMPGGPGGPFFELNDLVPEAAAQGWGLLQRADHVNERGWIVGTGVRFGVLGNAFLLIPECPADVDRDGELTLFDFLEFGNLFDAGSVAADFDFDGRLTLFDFLAFGNAFDAGCD, from the coding sequence ATGCACGCCAGGATCGCACTCGTGGCCGGCGCCCTTCTCGGGACGGCGGCGTCCATCGCGTGGTCGCAGCCCACCTACCGCATCATCGATCTGGGCGAGGTGACGCCCGAGTTCGGCATCGTCGACGCCACCTTCGCGAGCGATGCCGGACCGATCGGTGGCATCGGCTTCGAGCCGGTCGAGGGCAAGCCGGTGGGCCTGCTGTGGTCCGACGAGGGCGCCTCGGTCGAGCGGCCGATGCTGCTCCGCGCGGGTGACAATGCCAGCGAGGTCCAATTCGTCGGCAACGACGGGAAGCTGCTCGGCTCGTCGATGGAGATCACGTTCGAGCAGATCGGCTCGATCACACTCATCATCATCGACGCGGTCGCGGTCGAGTGGGACGATGAGGGCGAGCCATCCCCGATCGCGGATCGGCTGTCCTCGCCGCCCGCGTTCGATCTGACCTCGGCCATTGCACGGAACGCCACGGGCCGCATCGTCGGCCACGGCGAGCAGGAGAACATGACGGGCGGCCGGGATCCGAAGGGCTGGCTGCTCGATGTCGATGGCGCACTAGTCGACCTGGGCGATCTCGAGCGGCCCTGGGCCATCACCGAGCGGGGACTCGTCGCCGGGTTCCGGACTTCGCTGCAGGATCGAGCCCGGGCGTGGCGCGACGGCGTGGTCATCAACCTGCACGACCACCCGAGCATCACCGGCGTGACGAGCCGTGCGTGGGACGCCAACGCCGCCGGCGACATCGTGGGCGAGGCCCAGTTCGACATCTCGCAGCCCGAGTACGCCACGATGTGGAGGGCTGACGGCGGCGGCTACGAGCCCATCCACCTGCTCGAGCCGCTGGGCTTCGGGCGACCGCAGGGCAACGCGCGATCGATCAACGACCGAGGCGAGATCGTCGGCTGGTACGCCGATCTCGATACCCCGCCATTCGACGGCATCCGGGCGTTCTGCATGCCCGGCGGCCCCGGGGGCCCCTTCTTCGAGCTCAACGATCTCGTGCCCGAGGCCGCCGCGCAGGGCTGGGGCCTGCTGCAGCGGGCGGATCACGTCAACGAGCGGGGCTGGATCGTGGGCACGGGCGTCCGTTTCGGCGTGCTGGGCAACGCCTTCCTGCTCATCCCCGAGTGCCCGGCCGACGTCGACCGAGACGGCGAACTGACCCTCTTCGACTTCCTGGAGTTCGGCAACCTGTTCGATGCCGGCAGCGTGGCGGCCGACTTCGACTTCGATGGCCGGCTGACGCTGTTCGACTTCCTAGCCTTCGGCAACGCCTTCGATGCGGGCTGCGACTAG
- the glyA gene encoding serine hydroxymethyltransferase — translation MSTVHDDGLESIRARDPEVAAILDREADRQATTIELIASENHASPAVMAATGSCMTNKYAEGYPGARYYGGCAHHDEAEQLAIDRAKDLFGAQFANVQPHSGAQANAAVFLALLKPGDTFASLVLADGGHLSHGLKVNMSGKWFNPVHYPLHYDEDHPQFEQIDYDRVAAICEEHRPKVLMCGYSAYPRVIDFERFREIADSIDALLVADIAHIAGLVAGRVHPSPLPHAHVVTTTTHKTLRGPRGGLILTDDADLAKKLDRAVFPGTQGGPLMHVVTAKAVAFGEALTPDFRRYATQVVANARALASALQGHGYRITSGGTDNHLMLVDLRAKHEDLTGADAEQWLERAGIVCNKNGVPQDPRPPRVTSGIRLGTAAVTTRGFGEAEMARVAGLIDRVLAAGLKGEVVASEAAAVRAEVREFCSAFPLPGHAGHGVGASV, via the coding sequence ATGAGTACGGTGCACGACGACGGCCTGGAGTCCATCCGCGCCCGGGATCCGGAGGTCGCGGCGATCCTCGACCGCGAGGCCGACCGCCAGGCGACGACGATCGAGCTCATCGCCAGCGAGAACCATGCCTCACCGGCGGTCATGGCCGCCACCGGGTCGTGCATGACCAACAAGTACGCCGAGGGCTACCCCGGCGCCCGCTACTACGGCGGCTGCGCGCACCACGACGAGGCCGAGCAGCTCGCGATCGATCGCGCCAAGGACCTGTTCGGCGCGCAGTTTGCCAACGTACAGCCGCACTCGGGCGCGCAGGCGAACGCTGCGGTGTTCCTGGCGCTGCTCAAGCCCGGCGATACCTTCGCATCGCTGGTGCTGGCCGACGGCGGGCACCTCAGCCACGGGCTGAAGGTCAACATGAGCGGCAAGTGGTTCAACCCGGTGCACTACCCGCTGCACTACGACGAGGACCACCCGCAATTCGAGCAGATCGACTACGACCGCGTGGCGGCCATCTGCGAGGAGCACCGCCCGAAGGTGCTGATGTGCGGCTACTCGGCCTATCCGCGGGTGATCGACTTCGAGCGCTTCCGCGAGATCGCCGACTCGATCGACGCCTTGCTCGTCGCGGACATCGCGCACATCGCGGGCCTCGTTGCCGGGCGGGTGCATCCGTCGCCCCTGCCGCACGCGCACGTGGTCACTACGACGACGCACAAGACGCTCCGCGGTCCCCGCGGCGGGCTGATCCTGACCGACGACGCCGACCTGGCCAAGAAGCTCGATCGGGCGGTGTTCCCCGGCACGCAGGGCGGCCCCCTGATGCACGTAGTGACGGCCAAGGCGGTGGCCTTCGGCGAGGCGCTCACGCCCGACTTCCGCCGGTACGCCACGCAGGTGGTGGCCAACGCGAGGGCGCTCGCGTCGGCGCTGCAGGGCCACGGCTACCGCATCACCAGCGGCGGCACCGACAACCACCTGATGCTCGTCGACCTCCGCGCCAAGCACGAGGACCTGACCGGCGCCGATGCCGAGCAGTGGCTCGAGCGGGCCGGCATCGTCTGCAACAAGAACGGCGTGCCCCAGGACCCCAGGCCGCCCCGCGTCACCAGCGGCATCCGCCTGGGCACGGCCGCCGTGACCACTCGCGGCTTCGGCGAGGCCGAGATGGCCCGCGTCGCCGGCCTGATCGATCGGGTGCTGGCGGCGGGCCTGAAGGGCGAGGTGGTCGCCAGCGAGGCCGCCGCGGTGCGCGCCGAGGTCCGCGAGTTCTGCAGCGCCTTCCCGCTGCCGGGGCACGCGGGGCATGGGGTGGGTGCATCCGTGTAG